A single region of the Leptospiraceae bacterium genome encodes:
- a CDS encoding ATP-binding protein, with the protein MDFEIADFPFLKRELYVNRFLPFLDKNIIKILTGHRRVGKSYMLFQIIEMLREKGIKSEQIVYINKELAEFASIKNHKDLLSYIEKLKKKKKQKIYLFIDEVQEIEKFETALRSLLAENLYDIYCTGSNANILSGELATNLAGRYIEFKIYSLSYPEFLNFHKLKNNKDNLLQYFKFGGLPFLIHLELKEEIVSEYMRNIYNTILLKDVVARYQLRNVAFLERLLEYLADNTGSLVSAKSISDFLKSQRINISPNVILNYISYLESAFIIFKVQRAEIGGRKIFEIGEKYYFEEIGIRRTLLNSNISDIHKVLENIIYLHLRIAGYDVRIGKLDNKEIDFVCSRKDEKLYIQVAYLIPDEKTFEREFGNLLLIKDNFPKYVVSMDERAEGNHNGIKHIHIQNFLTKIIKDTLP; encoded by the coding sequence ATGGATTTTGAAATAGCAGACTTTCCTTTTTTAAAAAGAGAACTCTATGTAAATCGGTTTCTCCCATTTTTGGATAAGAACATTATAAAAATTCTCACTGGTCATAGACGAGTGGGTAAGAGCTATATGCTGTTTCAAATTATTGAGATGCTACGAGAAAAAGGCATTAAGTCTGAGCAGATTGTTTATATAAATAAGGAATTAGCAGAATTTGCATCCATTAAAAACCACAAAGACCTTTTATCCTACATCGAAAAATTAAAGAAAAAGAAGAAACAAAAAATTTATCTCTTCATTGATGAAGTTCAGGAGATAGAAAAATTTGAAACAGCACTTCGAAGTTTACTGGCAGAAAATCTTTATGATATTTATTGCACAGGAAGTAATGCAAATATTTTATCGGGTGAGTTGGCAACCAATCTAGCTGGTCGTTATATTGAATTTAAAATTTACAGTCTTTCGTATCCAGAATTTCTTAACTTTCATAAATTAAAAAATAACAAAGACAATTTATTGCAATATTTTAAATTTGGAGGATTACCTTTTTTAATTCATCTAGAACTCAAAGAAGAAATTGTATCAGAATACATGCGCAATATTTATAATACAATTTTGTTAAAAGATGTAGTTGCTCGTTATCAACTTAGGAACGTTGCTTTTCTGGAAAGACTTTTGGAATACTTAGCGGATAATACGGGTAGCCTCGTGTCAGCTAAGAGTATTAGTGATTTTCTGAAATCCCAAAGAATCAATATATCACCTAATGTTATTTTGAATTATATTTCTTATCTAGAAAGTGCATTTATTATTTTTAAGGTGCAACGAGCAGAAATTGGAGGAAGAAAAATATTTGAAATTGGAGAAAAATACTATTTTGAAGAAATAGGAATTCGTAGAACCTTACTAAACTCTAACATCTCCGATATTCATAAAGTATTGGAAAATATCATTTATCTGCATCTGCGCATTGCCGGCTATGATGTGCGCATTGGTAAACTTGACAATAAAGAAATTGATTTTGTATGCTCTAGGAAAGATGAAAAGCTTTATATTCAAGTTGCCTATTTGATTCCTGATGAAAAAACATTCGAGCGAGAATTTGGAAATCTTCTTCTAATCAAAGACAATTTTCCCAAGTATGTGGTTTCAATGGATGAAAGGGCAGAAGGCAATCATAACGGCATTAAGCATATACATATTCAGAACTTTCTAACTAAAATCATAAAAGATACTTTACCTTAA
- a CDS encoding nucleotide pyrophosphohydrolase, protein MNNNDLTLNQAQKQVDEWITTIGVRYFSELTNLALLMEEVGELSRLVARTYGDQSFKKSDLEKSIPSEMGDVLFVLICLANQMGISLEDALKQTIEKNTSRDKDRHKNNEKLR, encoded by the coding sequence ATGAATAACAACGATTTAACTCTAAACCAGGCTCAAAAACAAGTTGATGAATGGATTACTACCATTGGTGTAAGGTATTTTAGTGAATTGACTAATCTTGCTCTCTTAATGGAAGAAGTTGGGGAATTATCACGATTAGTCGCTAGGACTTATGGAGATCAGTCTTTTAAAAAGTCAGATTTAGAAAAATCAATTCCATCGGAAATGGGTGATGTATTATTTGTATTGATTTGTCTCGCCAACCAAATGGGAATTTCTTTAGAAGATGCATTAAAACAAACCATCGAGAAAAATACGTCACGCGATAAAGATAGGCATAAGAATAATGAAAAGTTAAGGTAA
- a CDS encoding DUF1574 family protein, with amino-acid sequence MNETFLKHKFLLYPLLLAGFIFCFDKFFGTDFVRKYTESRIEYSFYAEKGALLEQLLAYQSNKKPEEKLLILFGTSHMGEFSHKYIHEKDERITTYNFSAPMAPPSYLYYNLQTVLNTGAKIDYAVLEIIPEIFQDAANEYALKFSYDWKFMYENKDIFSSDEMESFVHANLFSVVRFPPRLNIAMQRIKDKNKIAGFEYFNSMVHLATKQNNGGIPNPIIHEIPEDVFEKESKSYYAQAFRKQGNKSFKESTAQKKFFEKFLETCKQNNIKVIVYKPIISKPLQKLLDESDFYEVWWKDKIEFANKSGIPVLNLVDYASSIQCQKFVDVHHLSGGCYPEITDILLEKILTPMDTDGHR; translated from the coding sequence ATGAACGAAACATTTTTAAAACACAAATTTTTATTATACCCCCTCCTACTCGCAGGATTTATTTTTTGCTTCGATAAATTTTTCGGGACTGACTTTGTTAGAAAATACACAGAGTCAAGGATTGAGTATTCATTCTACGCAGAGAAAGGAGCCTTACTTGAACAACTGCTCGCATACCAATCTAACAAGAAGCCTGAAGAGAAACTTTTAATCCTTTTCGGCACATCTCATATGGGAGAGTTTTCTCATAAATACATTCACGAAAAAGATGAACGGATAACGACATATAACTTCTCCGCACCAATGGCACCTCCATCCTATTTGTATTATAATTTACAAACAGTGCTGAATACAGGGGCAAAGATAGACTATGCGGTTTTGGAAATCATACCGGAAATTTTTCAGGATGCAGCCAATGAATATGCTTTAAAGTTTTCCTATGATTGGAAATTCATGTATGAAAATAAAGATATTTTTTCTAGTGATGAAATGGAAAGTTTTGTTCATGCGAATCTATTTAGTGTAGTGCGTTTCCCTCCCAGACTAAACATCGCAATGCAAAGAATCAAAGATAAAAACAAGATTGCCGGATTCGAATATTTTAACTCGATGGTTCATCTCGCAACCAAGCAAAACAATGGCGGGATTCCAAATCCAATCATCCATGAAATACCAGAAGATGTTTTCGAAAAAGAGTCTAAGAGCTATTACGCGCAAGCCTTTCGTAAACAGGGAAACAAATCTTTCAAGGAATCTACTGCACAAAAAAAGTTCTTTGAAAAATTTTTAGAAACCTGCAAGCAAAACAATATAAAAGTTATAGTCTACAAACCCATAATTTCTAAACCATTACAAAAACTTCTTGATGAATCAGATTTTTATGAAGTATGGTGGAAAGACAAAATCGAATTCGCAAACAAAAGCGGCATACCCGTATTAAACCTGGTTGACTATGCTAGCTCCATCCAATGCCAGAAATTCGTAGACGTCCACCATCTAAGCGGCGGCTGTTATCCAGAAATTACAGATATACTTTTGGAAAAGATTTTAACACCGATGGACACCGATGGACACAGATGA